The genome window CGAAACGACGGCGGAAAAGGTCCAGGTGGTACGGGAAGAACCCGGCCCCATCGTCCTGCCACGCGAAGCCGACGGCCACTTCTACGCCGACGTAATCATCGATGCCGCGTCGAGCGAGATGCTGGTCGACACTGGCGCCACGGTCATCGCGCTGACCGACGAAGATGCGAAATCCATGGGCATCGAATGGAACCAGGATCAGGTTCGGCCCGTCGCGCGCGGGGCAAGCGGCGACGTTTATGGGGTCAACGTTGTGCTCGACACGGTGCGTGTCGGCGATCTCGAGGTTCGCGGAGTGGAAGCCATCGTGGTTCCAGACGGGCTCGACATTTCCCTGCTCGGCCAGTCGTTCCTGTCGCGAGTGGGCAAAGTGCAAATCGAGACAAACAGAATGATTCTAGGCAGTTAGATGAAGGCGGCACTCCATCCGGTCGCATCAGGCTGGACAGGGGAGGTTGGAAAGGGGCAATATAGGTCCAGTGAATAGGCGGGAATTCATCGCTTCGGCTGGCCTGGCGGCGGGATCGCTGGCTTTGCCTGTACGTGTGGCCGCGCAAGTCGGGCCGGACCTGCGCACGACCGCTATCCTCGACTCCGCGCGCGCTGAGATGAACCGCTCCGGCGCCCTACTATGGCGCCGCGACATCGTCGGCGTCGCCGATTTCGCCGCTCACTCGGCCTACCCCCGGTTCCACATCGCCAACCTCGAAAGCGGAACTGTCCGCTCGTTACGGGTGGCGCATGGGGCGGGTTCTGATCCCGAGCATGACGGCTGGCTCAAGTGGTTCTCG of Altererythrobacter sp. Root672 contains these proteins:
- a CDS encoding TIGR02281 family clan AA aspartic protease, whose amino-acid sequence is MKVEPLFALLAAGMVIAWFAPDRASDGAPASGKLETTAEKVQVVREEPGPIVLPREADGHFYADVIIDAASSEMLVDTGATVIALTDEDAKSMGIEWNQDQVRPVARGASGDVYGVNVVLDTVRVGDLEVRGVEAIVVPDGLDISLLGQSFLSRVGKVQIETNRMILGS
- a CDS encoding murein L,D-transpeptidase catalytic domain-containing protein; translated protein: MNRREFIASAGLAAGSLALPVRVAAQVGPDLRTTAILDSARAEMNRSGALLWRRDIVGVADFAAHSAYPRFHIANLESGTVRSLRVAHGAGSDPEHDGWLKWFSNVPGSNATSRGSYITWEWYYGKYGTSVRLGGLDPDNSNAFDRAIVMHSAEYATQAHLDHWGKLGRSNGCFAFSPDDFNEVLGTLSGGRLIYADRLGFV